A genomic window from Candidatus Ancaeobacter aquaticus includes:
- the fabG gene encoding 3-oxoacyl-[acyl-carrier-protein] reductase — protein MRFKDKIVLVTGASRGIGKATALLFASEGATVFVNFVKNKEQAENVVQEIEKIGGKGHLAQGDVKKEEDAEAIVDDIISKYDRIDILVNNAGVTRDMLLISMETEDWDEVIQTNLNGVFHFTRAVAQHMMMEKKGKIINIASFSGLRGGKGQSNYAASKGALIAFTRAVALELAPKNINVNAVAPGMIETDMSSAVRGLTTDGIIKKIPLARYGKPEDCARLIVFLASDDASYITGEVVTIDGGLSGSV, from the coding sequence ATGAGATTTAAAGACAAAATTGTGTTAGTAACTGGTGCATCCCGAGGAATTGGTAAAGCGACCGCACTACTATTTGCCAGTGAAGGAGCCACGGTTTTTGTTAATTTTGTAAAAAACAAAGAGCAGGCAGAAAACGTGGTGCAAGAAATTGAAAAAATCGGCGGGAAAGGGCATCTTGCTCAGGGTGATGTAAAAAAGGAAGAAGATGCCGAGGCAATTGTTGATGACATAATTTCTAAATATGATCGTATTGACATACTTGTTAATAATGCGGGTGTTACCCGGGACATGCTTTTGATTTCAATGGAGACGGAAGATTGGGATGAAGTGATACAGACAAACTTAAATGGCGTGTTTCATTTTACCCGTGCAGTTGCCCAACACATGATGATGGAAAAGAAGGGTAAAATAATCAATATTGCTTCTTTTTCCGGCTTAAGGGGTGGGAAAGGTCAGTCAAATTATGCCGCAAGTAAGGGTGCTCTTATTGCGTTTACTCGTGCGGTAGCATTGGAGCTTGCTCCGAAGAATATTAATGTTAATGCAGTTGCGCCCGGAATGATTGAAACAGATATGAGTAGCGCTGTACGAGGGTTAACCACGGATGGAATTATAAAGAAAATACCGCTGGCACGCTACGGCAAGCCGGAAGATTGTGCCAGATTAATTGTGTTTTTAGCCAGTGATGATGCAAGTTATATTACCGGTGAAGTTGTTACGATCGACGGCGGGTTAAGTGGTTCTGTATAA
- a CDS encoding GH3 auxin-responsive promoter family protein, with protein MVKKILFTVLMKHAKKLAQEFENASKDVRKTQQNVLLKKIRSHQESDFGKTYGFKNITDIASYRKNLPVSDYARFYPYIERVKKGDLGALFGKGAKVIMFALTSGTTREPKYIPVTHTFLQDYRRGWFVWGHYVYTDYPAIIDKTFFPITSAYDEFCTDKGVPCGAISGLSAEKQSCIAKLIYSVPSRVYKVRDVSSKYYLMMRIAISKDVRSLTTANPSTILTLVKLVAAQKETFVRDIHDGTISDHIQISSELRDSLKKCIRPNKKRAYELERCIAKSGDLLPKDYWPHMALLCNWKGGALSTYLDSYPHYFGDTPVRDIGLVASEGRMSIPMDNNGANGVLDIQSQFFEFIPEEEASKENPTVLTADELIVDKKYFILLTTSSGLYRYNIHDLVEVTGFYHEAPIIRFLNKGKHISSMTGEKVTEFQVVESVRESAHTCGVDIDTFTFIPCPGERPYYTFVIEEHKIARDEIAKRLIGEIDKNLKKMNMEYEGKRKSHRIFNPTVSIVPNGAFDTIKKDHTEKQKGRVEQYKNVFLSSDNEYMKAFDIIREISYNGGSL; from the coding sequence ATGGTAAAGAAAATATTGTTTACTGTTCTTATGAAACACGCGAAGAAACTTGCTCAAGAATTTGAGAATGCCTCAAAAGATGTCAGAAAGACCCAGCAAAATGTTCTCTTGAAGAAAATTCGCTCTCATCAGGAAAGTGATTTTGGAAAGACATATGGTTTCAAGAATATTACCGATATTGCTTCTTATCGTAAGAATTTGCCCGTCTCTGATTACGCACGTTTTTACCCGTATATTGAGCGGGTAAAAAAGGGAGATCTGGGCGCGCTGTTTGGTAAGGGCGCAAAAGTAATTATGTTTGCGCTTACGAGCGGCACCACGAGAGAACCTAAATATATTCCGGTAACACATACTTTCTTGCAGGATTATCGCCGCGGATGGTTCGTGTGGGGGCATTATGTGTATACGGATTACCCTGCTATAATCGATAAAACGTTTTTTCCTATTACTTCGGCATATGACGAATTTTGTACGGATAAAGGAGTGCCCTGCGGTGCTATTTCGGGACTTTCCGCTGAAAAGCAGAGTTGTATTGCCAAGCTTATCTATAGTGTTCCATCCAGAGTGTATAAAGTCCGTGATGTTAGCTCAAAATATTACCTTATGATGAGGATTGCGATATCAAAAGATGTGCGGTCACTCACCACCGCAAATCCGAGCACGATACTTACCCTAGTAAAACTGGTAGCAGCTCAAAAAGAAACGTTCGTGCGCGATATCCATGATGGGACAATTTCGGATCATATTCAGATATCTTCAGAGCTGAGGGACAGTCTTAAAAAATGTATTCGTCCCAATAAAAAGCGTGCTTATGAATTAGAACGATGCATTGCGAAATCAGGAGATCTTTTACCGAAAGATTACTGGCCGCATATGGCTCTTCTTTGCAACTGGAAAGGTGGCGCGCTTTCAACCTATCTTGATTCATATCCGCATTATTTTGGAGATACGCCGGTTCGTGATATAGGGCTCGTTGCATCTGAAGGGAGGATGTCAATTCCTATGGATAATAATGGGGCAAATGGTGTTTTGGATATCCAAAGTCAATTTTTTGAATTTATCCCTGAGGAAGAAGCCAGTAAAGAAAACCCCACGGTTCTTACTGCTGATGAACTGATAGTCGATAAGAAATATTTTATCTTGCTTACGACATCAAGTGGTCTGTATAGATATAATATCCATGATTTAGTTGAAGTAACCGGTTTTTATCATGAAGCGCCGATAATACGATTTTTAAATAAAGGTAAACACATATCATCAATGACCGGTGAGAAGGTTACCGAATTTCAGGTTGTCGAGTCTGTTAGAGAATCGGCGCATACCTGTGGCGTTGATATTGATACATTCACGTTTATTCCGTGTCCTGGTGAGCGGCCTTATTACACGTTTGTTATTGAGGAACATAAGATTGCCCGCGATGAAATCGCAAAGAGATTGATCGGTGAAATTGACAAAAATTTAAAGAAAATGAATATGGAGTACGAAGGCAAGCGTAAATCACATAGAATTTTTAATCCGACGGTGAGTATTGTTCCAAACGGGGCATTTGATACTATTAAGAAAGATCATACAGAGAAACAAAAGGGGAGAGTTGAGCAGTATAAAAATGTTTTTCTTTCATCAGATAATGAATATATGAAAGCATTTGATATTATAAGAGAAATTTCATATAATGGTGGCTCGTTGTAA
- a CDS encoding alpha/beta fold hydrolase, whose product MEIKQVVLRDGYTAQYRFWGCSDPDAVIIYLHGIQSHSEWFTGSCTHIAQNNFAVYAPDRRGSGLNYEARGDCSSYATLIDDVKAFIDLIRNDYLEKPIHIIGVSWGGKLAVMAVIKYPRDIKSVILVSPGLKEKVDIPLSEKLSVVLNRVFCPKKMFKIPIACPEMFTSNPHRIEYIERDTKMLSTATARLFFESARMGIFLDKKAEKVNPPVFLMLAEIDNIVDNDKIIKLFKRFSSVKKSFVLYPGAHHTLEFEKDVDRFYNDIICWLNQYNKV is encoded by the coding sequence ATGGAGATAAAACAAGTTGTTTTGCGCGACGGGTATACGGCGCAGTATCGTTTCTGGGGATGCAGTGATCCCGATGCGGTAATCATTTATCTTCATGGTATTCAGAGCCATAGCGAGTGGTTTACCGGTTCATGCACTCATATTGCACAGAACAATTTTGCAGTATATGCACCTGACCGAAGGGGCTCAGGGTTGAATTATGAAGCTCGGGGTGATTGTTCGTCATATGCGACGCTCATTGATGATGTGAAAGCTTTTATCGATCTTATTCGAAATGACTATCTCGAAAAACCCATACATATTATTGGGGTGTCATGGGGTGGAAAATTAGCGGTAATGGCTGTCATTAAGTACCCACGTGATATAAAAAGCGTCATACTAGTTTCTCCTGGCCTAAAAGAAAAGGTTGATATTCCTTTATCAGAAAAGCTTTCCGTTGTACTAAACAGGGTGTTTTGCCCAAAAAAAATGTTTAAAATACCGATTGCTTGCCCGGAAATGTTTACCAGTAATCCTCATCGGATAGAATATATTGAGCGCGACACCAAAATGCTTTCAACTGCTACTGCTCGCCTATTCTTTGAGAGTGCACGAATGGGGATCTTTCTTGATAAAAAAGCTGAGAAGGTCAATCCCCCGGTATTCCTTATGTTGGCAGAGATTGACAATATAGTAGATAATGATAAGATTATAAAACTTTTTAAACGATTTAGTTCGGTAAAGAAAAGTTTTGTATTATATCCAGGCGCGCATCATACCCTGGAATTCGAAAAAGATGTAGATCGTTTTTATAATGATATTATTTGTTGGCTTAATCAATATAACAAGGTATAG
- a CDS encoding class I SAM-dependent methyltransferase family protein, whose protein sequence is MTTKIVDGIEYEVITPLQSIIKKIVLNPFINYILPRAWILHTIENSKCDLLKESVARPGGWRSMEISYENGQYKDFLDMVALRHSIFPMGLRNRKKLFSKVIAELIKRYAPDGHVNILGIGAGSGANVMSGMVLSETENVSAFLIDLDSDAFEYGKNLCKSLGLSDGAVSFIQGDAIDVKTHIQVSPQIVKLIGIIEYLSDAHVESLMKVAYGALVDGGSIVTHSISDKHGVDPFARRIFNLQLRYRTVDEVCALLKKAGFSNFKVQHEPLGIYSLISAEKGK, encoded by the coding sequence ATGACAACAAAAATAGTCGATGGTATAGAATACGAAGTTATAACGCCATTACAATCAATTATAAAGAAAATAGTGCTTAATCCATTTATTAATTATATTTTGCCGCGCGCATGGATACTCCATACAATTGAGAACTCAAAGTGTGACCTTCTCAAAGAATCTGTTGCGCGTCCGGGCGGATGGCGATCGATGGAAATAAGTTACGAAAATGGTCAGTATAAAGATTTTCTTGATATGGTAGCGCTCAGACACAGCATCTTCCCCATGGGTTTGCGTAACAGAAAAAAGCTATTTTCTAAAGTTATTGCCGAATTGATAAAACGGTATGCTCCTGACGGACATGTAAATATTCTTGGTATTGGGGCAGGAAGCGGCGCAAACGTGATGAGCGGTATGGTGCTCTCCGAGACAGAGAATGTATCAGCTTTCTTGATTGATCTTGATTCTGATGCTTTTGAATATGGAAAAAACCTCTGTAAATCATTAGGTCTTTCTGATGGTGCCGTTAGTTTTATACAAGGTGATGCTATCGATGTGAAAACGCATATACAGGTCAGTCCACAGATCGTGAAGCTTATCGGTATTATTGAATATCTTAGTGATGCTCATGTGGAAAGTTTGATGAAAGTTGCCTACGGGGCACTTGTTGACGGTGGCAGTATTGTCACTCACAGCATATCAGACAAGCATGGAGTTGATCCGTTCGCCCGAAGGATATTTAATCTGCAGCTACGCTATCGGACAGTCGATGAGGTTTGCGCACTCCTTAAAAAAGCCGGTTTTAGCAATTTTAAAGTTCAGCATGAACCGCTTGGAATATATTCTTTAATAAGTGCAGAAAAAGGAAAATAG
- a CDS encoding beta-ketoacyl-ACP synthase II, with the protein MERKVVITGLGVVSPLGIGKEVFWDGLSKGRSGIAPVTLFDPGDFPVKIAGEIDNFDPKQFIQQRKSLKVMARDIQLAVAAAQLGVSDAGIDFETIDPTRLGTSLGTSLISMSIDELSPSVQNSLDENADFSIQKWGAEGMNMLFPLWMLQYLPNMPACHISIRYNTQGPNNTITSACAASTQAIGEAFKVIQRGDADMMIAGGTDSKVNPLNYLRYYFSKCLSVNNTRDPQKVSRPFDKERDGFVIGEGAGIVILEEYEHAKKRGAKIYSELAGYGAASDAAGVYGDNYNVNGLIYSMKNVLEDAECNHDDIDYISVNGLSTQIADKIETEAIKNVFNEHAYSIPMSSIKSMIGHLGASSGVVQLVAAALSLENNIVLPTINYETKDSDCDLDYVPNTPREKECRSALLNSFGLGGQIASLIIKKI; encoded by the coding sequence ATGGAAAGAAAAGTAGTTATAACAGGTCTTGGAGTTGTATCTCCTCTGGGTATTGGAAAAGAAGTTTTTTGGGATGGTCTATCGAAGGGACGTTCAGGGATAGCTCCGGTGACACTTTTTGATCCGGGTGATTTTCCAGTCAAAATAGCTGGTGAAATCGATAATTTTGATCCAAAACAATTCATACAACAGAGAAAATCTTTAAAGGTAATGGCACGCGATATACAGCTCGCTGTTGCAGCCGCGCAACTCGGCGTTTCTGATGCAGGAATAGATTTTGAAACAATTGATCCTACCCGTTTAGGTACAAGTCTTGGGACATCGCTTATAAGTATGAGTATTGATGAGCTCAGTCCGTCAGTTCAGAATTCATTAGATGAAAATGCTGATTTTAGTATTCAGAAATGGGGCGCAGAGGGTATGAATATGCTGTTTCCATTATGGATGTTGCAGTATCTCCCAAATATGCCTGCATGTCATATATCAATACGCTATAATACACAAGGCCCTAACAATACTATTACCTCGGCGTGTGCGGCAAGCACACAAGCTATAGGTGAAGCTTTTAAGGTAATTCAAAGAGGTGATGCAGATATGATGATTGCGGGAGGGACTGATTCAAAGGTCAATCCGCTTAATTATCTGAGATATTATTTTTCAAAATGTCTTTCAGTGAATAATACGAGAGATCCTCAAAAGGTAAGTAGACCGTTTGATAAAGAAAGGGATGGATTTGTTATCGGAGAAGGTGCCGGCATTGTTATTCTCGAAGAATATGAGCACGCAAAAAAAAGAGGCGCTAAAATATACTCTGAACTAGCAGGCTACGGTGCCGCATCAGATGCGGCAGGCGTATACGGCGATAATTATAATGTAAATGGGCTCATATATTCAATGAAGAATGTGCTTGAAGATGCCGAGTGTAATCACGACGATATTGATTATATTAGTGTTAATGGCCTTTCAACTCAGATTGCAGATAAGATCGAGACAGAAGCAATTAAAAATGTATTTAATGAACATGCATATTCGATACCGATGAGTTCGATCAAGTCGATGATTGGGCATCTCGGGGCAAGTTCTGGTGTAGTACAGCTTGTTGCCGCGGCATTAAGCTTAGAGAACAATATTGTTCTTCCAACAATTAATTATGAAACAAAAGATAGTGACTGTGACCTTGATTATGTGCCGAATACCCCGCGTGAAAAAGAGTGTCGGTCGGCGCTTCTGAATTCGTTTGGGTTAGGTGGACAGATCGCATCACTTATAATAAAGAAGATATAA
- a CDS encoding 3-hydroxyacyl-ACP dehydratase FabZ family protein, whose translation MRWLHIDKITQLEKGKSARAVKNVSIGEDYITDHFPTYPVMPNSLLIEALAQTGGILLGYTLDFKEKIILAKIEHAVFHELICAGDQVVLDAEIDELREEGARIMGTAKVNDKEVARVSIMFVCLKTDPGMNIPEDNFVFTWEFLSLLKLHEVVSLDMLRK comes from the coding sequence ATGAGATGGTTACATATAGATAAAATTACTCAGCTTGAAAAAGGCAAATCTGCACGTGCGGTAAAGAATGTCTCTATTGGTGAGGACTATATCACCGACCATTTTCCTACGTATCCTGTCATGCCTAACTCATTATTAATAGAAGCTCTTGCACAAACAGGCGGTATTCTGCTAGGATACACTCTTGATTTTAAAGAAAAGATTATTTTAGCGAAGATAGAGCATGCGGTATTTCACGAATTGATTTGTGCGGGAGATCAGGTCGTGCTCGACGCTGAAATTGATGAGTTGAGAGAAGAAGGTGCACGTATAATGGGTACCGCTAAGGTTAACGATAAAGAAGTTGCCAGGGTAAGCATAATGTTTGTGTGTCTTAAAACTGATCCGGGAATGAATATCCCTGAAGATAATTTTGTTTTTACCTGGGAATTTTTGTCGTTATTGAAATTACACGAAGTCGTATCACTTGATATGTTAAGGAAATAG
- a CDS encoding fibronectin type III domain-containing protein has protein sequence MKKYFSFQKMCLAGALLYVSYMMTGCAGVQEASPVSIPFYDAKPEPEISAQYTADPPRTVAILPFCSLVEEKKKKDKKEEINSIPPLRKNFYSQMSSLPFRCISPDKVDAVLKEKGIVTIEEINKVPAHTYGEMFHVDAVVYGDIESAANFTGGVYSNTEYKGTLKMVETKDDVVLWKVRHFEKMLGGLLENSSELVSLIESQMESAKAELSYEQCADMFNREILGTLPQITLTAEDLPMIEKIDIQPQGQTEFGLYDTIEITLHGEKELYASFNIGESIERVPMFEISPGVYKGTYTVMTNDSVQEAYITLTLGDRYDMRMSIVPVTGPVSIYAKSLLAPRNVRVNVENSENVLVSWDTSPSGQGSFSYEIYRAYRDRDTYKHIGTTQDLRYADSGLKESGKYYYQVVVRDAYRNKSKPSEPVEIEIETQTSQDEDIYSPYRIEKKEYNE, from the coding sequence ATGAAAAAATATTTTTCTTTTCAAAAAATGTGTCTGGCTGGTGCCCTCCTGTATGTTTCATACATGATGACTGGTTGTGCCGGGGTGCAGGAAGCAAGTCCTGTAAGCATCCCTTTTTATGATGCAAAACCGGAGCCGGAGATATCTGCACAATATACCGCTGATCCACCGCGTACGGTTGCCATTCTTCCGTTTTGTTCTCTCGTTGAAGAAAAAAAGAAAAAAGATAAAAAAGAAGAGATCAATTCTATTCCTCCATTAAGAAAAAATTTCTATAGTCAAATGTCTTCTTTGCCGTTTAGGTGTATATCTCCAGATAAAGTGGATGCTGTATTAAAGGAAAAAGGTATTGTAACTATTGAAGAAATTAATAAAGTTCCTGCACACACATACGGTGAAATGTTTCATGTTGATGCAGTTGTGTATGGGGACATTGAAAGTGCAGCAAATTTTACCGGGGGAGTATATTCGAATACTGAGTATAAGGGTACGTTAAAGATGGTTGAGACCAAAGATGATGTGGTGCTTTGGAAGGTGCGGCATTTTGAGAAAATGCTTGGAGGGTTACTTGAAAATTCAAGTGAACTTGTGAGTTTAATAGAGTCTCAGATGGAAAGTGCGAAAGCTGAGCTTTCCTATGAACAGTGTGCAGATATGTTTAATAGGGAAATTCTCGGAACATTGCCTCAGATTACACTTACTGCAGAAGATCTCCCGATGATTGAAAAAATTGATATACAGCCACAGGGCCAAACGGAGTTTGGATTGTATGATACTATTGAGATAACGCTGCATGGAGAAAAAGAATTGTACGCATCTTTTAATATTGGTGAAAGCATAGAACGTGTACCCATGTTTGAAATCTCTCCAGGGGTATATAAAGGAACTTACACGGTTATGACAAATGATTCTGTACAAGAAGCATATATTACGCTTACTTTAGGTGACCGTTATGATATGCGCATGTCTATTGTCCCGGTTACGGGTCCTGTCTCAATTTATGCAAAGTCGCTTTTGGCTCCACGAAATGTGAGGGTGAATGTAGAAAACAGCGAAAATGTTCTTGTGTCATGGGATACATCGCCCAGTGGACAGGGATCGTTCTCGTATGAAATATATCGTGCATATCGTGATCGGGATACATATAAGCATATTGGGACAACACAGGATTTGCGATATGCTGACAGTGGGCTTAAAGAAAGTGGTAAATACTATTATCAGGTTGTAGTCAGAGATGCGTATCGTAATAAAAGTAAACCATCAGAACCGGTTGAAATCGAAATAGAAACACAGACCTCACAGGATGAGGATATATATTCTCCATATCGTATAGAGAAGAAAGAATATAATGAATAG
- a CDS encoding V-type ATP synthase subunit D: protein MAELLDVAPTKAKLIDLKETLEFAKVSHDLLERKREILVLELLNRIDILKGSLTKLKMDLAQAYQSIAHAVMSMGPHMFNQIAFSIPSDIEVKVVPASVMGVNIPMVDVEKGRFELRYGLMGTPASLDEARRKLFEAMYAICDLAEVETAVYRIALEFKKNQMRVNALENIYIPRCENTIKFIEDILDERDREELYIIKKVKKRKENMQKLRA, encoded by the coding sequence GTGGCTGAACTGCTTGATGTAGCACCAACAAAAGCGAAGTTAATAGATTTAAAAGAAACACTTGAATTTGCAAAAGTGAGTCATGATCTTCTTGAGCGAAAACGTGAGATTCTTGTTTTAGAGCTCTTGAATAGGATAGATATCTTGAAGGGTTCTTTAACCAAACTTAAGATGGATCTCGCTCAGGCGTACCAAAGTATTGCTCATGCGGTTATGTCTATGGGGCCACATATGTTTAATCAGATCGCTTTTTCTATCCCGTCGGATATTGAAGTCAAGGTTGTGCCTGCAAGTGTTATGGGTGTTAATATACCGATGGTAGATGTTGAAAAAGGCCGTTTTGAGCTTCGTTACGGGTTGATGGGTACGCCCGCCTCACTTGATGAGGCTCGCAGAAAGTTGTTTGAAGCGATGTATGCTATTTGTGATCTTGCTGAAGTGGAAACAGCTGTATATAGAATAGCGCTTGAATTTAAAAAAAATCAGATGAGAGTGAATGCGCTGGAGAATATATACATACCGCGGTGTGAAAATACCATTAAATTCATAGAAGATATTCTAGATGAAAGAGATAGAGAGGAGCTCTATATCATAAAGAAGGTGAAAAAACGTAAAGAGAACATGCAAAAGCTGAGGGCATGA
- a CDS encoding 3-hydroxyacyl-ACP dehydratase FabZ family protein, whose amino-acid sequence MKFTLIDKIIAIEDNKKITAVKNLSLSEEYLMDHFPGNPVMPGVLMLEAMVQTGGWLVRLIKDFKVSIVVLGEARNIKYSRFITPGDQLRLELELLDMTDDTARFKGVGYHNDKPIVNGRISLKYFNLTKYNPLNDINDSIMQAAAKEKFKVLYSKYEHK is encoded by the coding sequence ATGAAATTTACACTGATTGATAAAATTATTGCAATTGAAGATAATAAGAAGATTACAGCAGTTAAAAATCTTTCGCTGAGTGAAGAATATCTCATGGATCATTTTCCTGGTAATCCTGTGATGCCAGGGGTACTTATGCTTGAGGCGATGGTTCAAACCGGTGGATGGCTTGTTCGTCTCATTAAGGATTTTAAGGTATCGATAGTTGTTTTGGGTGAAGCGAGAAATATAAAGTACTCTCGTTTTATCACACCGGGTGATCAGCTGCGGTTAGAACTAGAATTATTAGATATGACAGATGATACTGCGCGATTTAAGGGTGTTGGGTATCATAATGATAAGCCTATTGTTAATGGGCGCATATCTCTGAAATATTTTAATTTAACCAAATATAATCCACTCAATGACATAAATGATTCTATTATGCAAGCAGCCGCTAAAGAGAAATTCAAAGTTTTATACAGTAAATATGAACATAAGTAA
- a CDS encoding DUF1571 domain-containing protein codes for MRKATYSAITVLIIGLCLFSVERLSYGQDQESYDVVQELHKTRSILDRVDNYTAIFVKEEMIKGKMKKPETIQMKFKKPFQVYMKWIKNPHKGRELIYVQGKNDDKLKVHIGGILNLFLPAINLSPDDRNVKDNTRHSIRSAGLHNLMTSLIQQFELAAENGHLKTEYHGIEKIGKRDTHKVERILPPDEGYYCYRLILNVDKDTGLPVRIQVFDWDNTLVERFTYKNIDLSTSLTDEDFNPRNKNYAFGIF; via the coding sequence ATGAGAAAAGCAACCTATAGTGCGATTACGGTACTGATAATAGGCCTGTGTTTGTTTTCCGTTGAAAGACTTTCATATGGGCAGGATCAGGAGTCGTACGATGTTGTTCAGGAATTACATAAAACACGAAGTATTCTTGATAGGGTTGATAATTATACGGCAATTTTTGTAAAAGAAGAAATGATCAAGGGGAAGATGAAGAAACCAGAGACGATCCAGATGAAGTTCAAAAAACCTTTTCAAGTGTATATGAAATGGATCAAAAATCCGCACAAAGGCAGAGAATTGATTTATGTTCAGGGTAAAAACGATGATAAGTTAAAGGTTCATATCGGGGGGATCTTGAATCTGTTTCTACCAGCGATAAATCTTTCTCCGGATGATCGTAATGTGAAAGACAATACACGTCATTCGATACGAAGCGCAGGGTTGCACAATTTGATGACCTCACTGATACAGCAATTTGAGCTTGCGGCGGAAAACGGGCATTTAAAGACGGAGTATCACGGAATCGAGAAAATAGGGAAGCGAGATACGCATAAAGTTGAACGCATTCTCCCGCCGGATGAAGGATATTATTGTTATCGGCTGATACTTAATGTCGATAAAGATACTGGGTTGCCGGTAAGAATTCAGGTATTTGACTGGGATAATACTTTAGTTGAACGTTTTACCTATAAGAATATTGATCTTTCCACTTCACTTACTGACGAAGATTTTAATCCGCGAAACAAAAACTATGCATTTGGTATATTCTAA
- a CDS encoding acyl carrier protein, producing MSTNKDEVFEKVRECLVQALGVDPDEIETGSSLTRDLGAESIDYLDIVFRLEKTFKIKIPRGDLFPENLLTNDENVKDGKMTEVGLLRLKEKIPYADITEFEKNPVISDFGNLFTVSMLVNYISDKVNVPS from the coding sequence ATGTCTACGAATAAAGATGAAGTTTTCGAAAAAGTGAGAGAATGTCTTGTTCAAGCATTGGGTGTTGATCCGGATGAAATTGAAACAGGATCTTCTTTAACAAGGGATCTTGGTGCTGAATCAATCGATTATCTTGATATTGTTTTTCGTCTTGAGAAGACATTTAAGATAAAGATACCGCGTGGTGACCTTTTTCCTGAGAATCTTCTCACAAACGATGAGAATGTGAAAGATGGGAAGATGACTGAAGTGGGGTTGTTGAGACTGAAAGAAAAAATACCTTATGCGGATATAACTGAATTTGAAAAAAATCCAGTTATAAGCGATTTTGGTAATTTGTTTACCGTTTCTATGTTGGTTAACTACATTTCTGACAAGGTAAACGTTCCTTCATAA